The genomic DNA TTGATCATTAGCGACGGCTGGTTTTTCCCCTACCAATACTCACCAAAATTACTCTTTAGCTCGATCGCCGATGCCCAAGGTTTGTTTAATAATCGTCTGCTCATCCAGGGCAATATTTTGATGAACATCGTCCGGGTATTTGCCATCTATGCCTCCTTTACCTACTGGCAATGGCTCGGCATTTTATAAAGCCTTAAACATAAATCTTTAACCCAATTCTGGGGGCGATCGCCCATATTAAAAATAGACATTCTTTGCCGAAATTATCCTACGCAATATCTTTTCTTCGATATCCATAAAAACACCAAACTTTACCCCTCGGCTATGCTCTACTTTCTCCAAAATCTAACGGATTCCCTACCCATATCTATCCCAGCATTATCGACAATTCCTAGTCTCTCGGTTTTGCCCACTCTTCTAGTTATGGGGGCGATCACCCAGCCCCATAAACAACTAACTCTAGGCAAAAAAATTCTCCGCATTGCCCAGCATGAACGCACATTCGCCAGTTTATTCCTTGTGATTTTGTCGATTTTTATCGTCATGCACAATCTGGAGAAACCAAAACTATTGCTGCTCCATAGCTACGAAACAGACTACACCTGGACAACAGAACAAATTGTCGGCATCGAGCGCGTTCTCGAAAGAAAAAATACCTACATTTACCGCGAGCACTTTCTCGACACCAAGAAAAAACCCTACGAAAACTACATGAAGCGTGCCGAACAGGAAGTACGCGCCCTCATTAAACAGTGGAAGCCTGACGTAATCATTGCCACCGACGACAATGCCCAAATTCTGGCGGGGCAATATTTTGTCGAAGATCCCAACATCAAAATTGTCTTTACAGGCGTGCAGGGTGACTTAGAAAAGTACGGCTACGCTGGCTCTAGTAACGTGACAGGCATTACCGAAGGTGTACCGCCCGGTGCGATCAAAGAAACCCTCGACCAGATTAACCAATCCCTCGGCACAAAATACCGCAAAATTTATTTCCTCACCCACAGTACAACCCACTCCTACAGAGTGGTAGAAAATATGGCAAATTTTGATTGGGGTGAGTACGAAATGGTCAGTGCAGCAGAATATAAAACCTTCGATGATTGGAAAGGGGCTGTGGCAAGGGCTGAAGAAACCGCAGATATTTTATTAATTGGTGGCTACAAATCTTTGCAAGGCACTGAAGCGCAAACTGAAGGGGGTAAAGTTGTGCCCTATAAAAAAGTCTTGGAATGGACAGGCGAAAATTCAACTTTACTTCAAGTCGGAGCGCGGGGTGTCTATGTGGAAGATGGCGGCATGATTGCGGTGGGTGCTTCGCCCTATGAGCAAGGGGAAGAGGCGGCAAAAATGGCGGTGGCGCTCCTCGAAGGCACTAAAAACATTGAAGATAT from [Limnothrix rosea] IAM M-220 includes the following:
- a CDS encoding ABC transporter substrate-binding protein → MLYFLQNLTDSLPISIPALSTIPSLSVLPTLLVMGAITQPHKQLTLGKKILRIAQHERTFASLFLVILSIFIVMHNLEKPKLLLLHSYETDYTWTTEQIVGIERVLERKNTYIYREHFLDTKKKPYENYMKRAEQEVRALIKQWKPDVIIATDDNAQILAGQYFVEDPNIKIVFTGVQGDLEKYGYAGSSNVTGITEGVPPGAIKETLDQINQSLGTKYRKIYFLTHSTTHSYRVVENMANFDWGEYEMVSAAEYKTFDDWKGAVARAEETADILLIGGYKSLQGTEAQTEGGKVVPYKKVLEWTGENSTLLQVGARGVYVEDGGMIAVGASPYEQGEEAAKMAVALLEGTKNIEDMPIKDSNQYLVYMRESKLKEYNPFLKMPKIYEAFARATSHYFE